In Mytilus trossulus isolate FHL-02 chromosome 14, PNRI_Mtr1.1.1.hap1, whole genome shotgun sequence, a genomic segment contains:
- the LOC134697864 gene encoding rabankyrin-5-like, which yields METDYVSTKEHPKATNRSVSGMVKMLSKDSGISLSTDYSAFGYHVKDFETIPVQDVEEKVASIIANEKSNLEKQIEANDFEKQKLMDEISKLKDNIENEPHHVLELQKEILQHWSNVLNKIVITKAAKVLYQHIQTKNVIAIIGPLGTGKSAYAYHIAFRLQNEYGYTIVPAIQLSDITQCYKPGTNQIFIIDDFIGKYAFDEAEGVSLEKQGPLLQKILHNNDQTKVILTCRKSIWHPEKYKRFAFSAFVCDLHTKELRLTLSEKRKIFEAYIDRGDVEPLNDEMLMMYSFFPSLCSIFSSINVGASTSLFTMPVQFIEEEINNYEEKSQARYISLAVLAIKQKINKKTFLNDIESEEWIKTLFAESGFQTCPSKKLIISHLVALTDTYVKVDNDRFEFIHETMQNIVLYCIAKTFLISVLKYCNSDVFQNQVRLACIDEQQTVTVIKVKSEYEEAYFTRLTRELDKGQYSEVFGNNQNDFTIFRKKWLVHINKIRPKIPWKTNLVGLSTILHIVSSLGYEDYVSHFIKIDTRIVDQADADGNTPLHLASLNGHLETVKCLVAYSRHVHILNKEKVSPFLYACENNEILVVAHLTNLKGDLVQINETYTTREHKSVLHIACLNGFTQIVQLLLNHHPNVDIQDKNGLTPLHLTCLNGQYNTASLLLICHQNRPNINALDMFQRTPVYYACIGRYTEIVKLLIRYKADINQSTSTGSTPLHAACEKESIKIVEILIENLANVNVKEKTVESPLHVACRHGNEPIIKLLIDQSALVNSKTKDKMTPLHIACSYGHHNVVNILLEKNASYKQRNKNGWTALLFSCEKGNNEIVKMLLNLETDVNISNSDGITPLMLACKGNNINVVQTLLTSNADVTQCDNDKSSPLEYACTAGNVDIVNVLVEHGACINFANKSGITPLHAACMNNHIQVVKALIEKMADINSVDVLCETPLYKVCYNGEIEIVKILLSKGAKINITNTSGTPPVAIAKKNGFSSIVELLDNANIV from the exons ATTTCGAGACAATTCCAGTACAAGACGTTGAGGAAAAGGTTGCCTCTATTATTGCAAATGAAAAGTCCAATTTGGAAAAACAAATTGAGgcaaatgattttgaaaaacagaaattaatgGACGAAATAAGCAAACTCAAagataatatagaaaatgagCCACACCATGTACTAg aaTTACAAAAGGAAATACTTCAACATTGGTCCAATGTGCTCAATAAAATTGTTATAACAAAAGCCGCAAAGGTCCTATATCAGCACATTCagacaaaaaatgtaattgctATCATAGGCCCATTAGGAACGGGTAAATCAGCGTATGCTTATCACATAGCATTCAGATTACAGAACGAATATGGTTATACAATTGTGCCTGCCATACAGCTATCAGATATAACTCAATGTTATAAACCAGGTACAAACCAAATATTCATCATCGATGACTTTATCGGAAAATATGCTTTCGATGAGGCTGAAGGGGTTTCATTGGAAAAACAAGGTCCATTACTTCAAAAGATTTTACATAATAACGATCAAACTAAAGTTATACTAACGTGTAGAAAGTCTATTTGGCATCCGGAAAAGTACAAGCGTTTTGCATTTTCAGCATTCGTGTGCGATTTACATACAAAAGAGTTGAGATTAACTCTGTCAGAAAAACGAAAAATCTTTGAGGCATACATTGACAGAGGTGACGTTGAGCCGTTAAATGACGAAATGTTAATGATGTATAGTTTTTTCCCCTCTTTATGTTCAATCTTTTCATCGATAAACGTTGGTGCAAGTACAAGCTTGTTCACCATGCCCGTTCAATTCATCGAAGAAGAAATCAATAATTACGAGGAAAAATCACAAGCACGTTATATTTCTCTAGCTGTGCTTgctatcaaacaaaaaatcaacaaaaaaacatttcttaatGACATTGAATCAGAGGAGTGGATCAAAACCCTGTTTGCAGAGTCTGGATTTCAAACATGTCCATCAAAAAAACTTATAATAAGCCATCTCGTAGCTTTGACTGACACATATGTAAAGGTTGATAACGACCGTTTCGAATTTATCCATGAAACTATGCAAAATATAGTTCTTTATTGCATTGCTAAAACATTTCTTATATCAGTACTGAAGTACTGTAACAGTGATGTGTTCCAGAATCAAGTACGATTGGCATGTATAGACGAACAACAGACCGTAACTGTCATAAAAGTTAAATCGGAGTATGAAGAGGCTTATTTCACACGTCTAACAAGAGAACTTGACAAAGGACAATATAGTGAGGTTTTtggaaataatcaaaatgactTTACAATATTCAGAAAGAAATGGTTAGTccacataaataaaataagaccGAAAATTCCGTGGAAAACGAATTTAGTTGGTTTGTCTACTATACTTCATATTGTTTCATCGTTAGGTTATGAAGATTATGTTTCTCATTTTATTAAGATCGACACCCGAATTGTTGATCAGGCAGATGCAGACGGAAACACACCTTTGCACTTAGCATCCTTAAATGGTCATCTTGAAACAGTCAAATGTCTTGTTGCATATAGTCGACATGTTCacattttaaacaaagaaaaggTATCACCTTTTTTATATGCATGTGAAAATAACGAAATCCTGGTCGTTGCACATTTGACCAATTTGAAGGGTGACTTAGTTCAAATCAACGAAACGTATACGACAAGAGAACACAAAAGTGTTCTTCACATAGCGTGTCTAAACGGTTTTACCCAAATCGTGCAATTACTGCTTAACCATCATCCTAATGTCGATATACAAGATAAAAATGGTTTGACACCGTTGCATTTAACTTGCTTGAATGGACAGTATAATACAGCTTCTTTGTTACTAATTTGCCATCAAAACCGTCCCAATATAAATGCATTGGATATGTTTCAAAGAACTCCCGTTTATTATGCATGTATCGGGAGGTATACAGAAATTGTGAAACTTCTTATCAGATATAAGGCAGATATAAATCAAAGCACATCAACCGGTTCTACACCACTACATGCAGCCTGTGAAAAAGAAAGTATAAAAATAGTAGAAATTTTGATAGAAAATCTTGCTAACGTGAATGTTAAGGAGAAAACAGTCGAGTCACCACTTCATGTAGCATGTAGACATGGAAATGAACCTattattaaattgttaattgaCCAAAGTGCTTTGGTTAATTCTAAAACTAAGGATAAGATGACACCATTGCACATAGCTTGTTCTTACGGGCATCATAATGTTGTAAATATTCTCTTGGAGAAGAATGCCAGCTACAAACAGAGAAATAAAAATGGATGGACGGCTCTTTTATTCAGTTGTGAAAAAGGTAACAATGAAATAGTAAAGATGCTACTCAATTTAGAGACTGATGTAAATATTTCGAATTCAGATGGAATAACGCCCCTTATGTTAGCCTGTAAAggaaataatataaatgtgGTTCAGACACTTCTTACTTCAAATGCAGATGTGACGCAATGTGACAATGACAAGTCTTCCCCTTTAGAATATGCCTGCACCGCTGGAAATGTGGATATAGTCAATGTATTAGTTGAACATGGTGCCTGTATCAATTTTGCGAATAAAAGTGGAATAACCCCTCTTCATGCCGCTTGTATGAACAATCATATACAGGTTGTTAAAGCATTGATTGAGAAAATGGCTGATATAAATTCAGTAGACGTTCTTTGTGAAACTCCTCTTTACAAAGTATGCTACAACGGTGAAATTGAAATAGTTAAGATATTGCTTAGTAAAGGAGCAAAAATCAACATAACCAATACTTCTGGAACGCCTCCTGTAGCCATTGCAAAGAAAAATGGATTCAGTAGTATTGTTGAGCTTTTAGACAACGCAAATATAGTTTAA